One window of Streptomyces sp. FIT100 genomic DNA carries:
- a CDS encoding NAD(P)-binding domain-containing protein — protein MVRDVDVDVVVIGAGQAGLSGAYHLRRVGLRPDEDFVVLDHSPRPGGAWQFRWPSLTYGRVHGMHALPGMELTGADGSRPSSEVIGEYFARYERTFGLRVHRPVDVRAVREGEGGRLLVESSEGTYATRAVINATGTWDRPFWPRYPGQGTFLGRQLHTADYPGPEAFAGRRVVVVGGGTSGTQHLMEIAEVAAETTWVTRRPPVFREGPFGEEQGRAAVSLVEERVRGGLPPLSVVSVTGLPLTDAIRRARADGILDRLPMFDRITPTGVAWDDGRTVDADVILWATGFRAAIDHLAPLRLREPGGGIALDGTRAVRDARIHLVGYGPSASTIGANRAGRAAVHEIRQLLEGAPTHDPEPAAVAASL, from the coding sequence ATGGTGCGGGACGTGGACGTGGACGTGGTCGTCATCGGCGCCGGGCAGGCGGGCCTGTCCGGCGCCTACCATCTGCGCCGCGTGGGGCTGCGCCCCGACGAGGACTTCGTGGTCCTGGACCACTCCCCCCGGCCGGGCGGCGCCTGGCAGTTCCGCTGGCCGTCACTGACGTACGGCAGGGTCCACGGCATGCACGCGCTGCCGGGCATGGAGCTGACCGGCGCCGACGGGAGCCGCCCGTCGTCCGAGGTGATCGGCGAGTACTTCGCCCGCTACGAGCGCACCTTCGGTCTGCGGGTGCACCGTCCCGTGGATGTCCGCGCGGTGCGCGAGGGCGAGGGCGGCCGGCTGCTGGTGGAGTCGTCGGAGGGGACGTACGCCACGCGCGCCGTCATCAACGCCACCGGCACCTGGGACCGGCCGTTCTGGCCCCGCTATCCCGGGCAGGGAACCTTCCTCGGCCGCCAGTTGCACACGGCGGACTACCCGGGGCCCGAGGCGTTCGCCGGCCGCCGGGTCGTCGTGGTGGGCGGCGGGACCTCGGGGACGCAGCATCTGATGGAGATCGCGGAGGTCGCGGCGGAGACCACCTGGGTGACGCGCCGCCCGCCGGTCTTCCGTGAAGGCCCGTTCGGGGAGGAGCAGGGCCGGGCGGCGGTCTCGCTCGTCGAGGAGCGGGTGCGCGGCGGGCTCCCGCCGCTGAGCGTGGTCTCGGTGACCGGGCTGCCGCTGACCGACGCGATCCGGCGCGCCCGCGCCGACGGCATCCTGGACCGGCTCCCGATGTTCGACCGGATCACACCGACCGGGGTGGCCTGGGACGACGGCCGGACGGTCGACGCCGACGTCATCCTCTGGGCCACGGGCTTCCGCGCCGCGATCGACCATCTCGCCCCGCTGCGGCTCCGGGAGCCGGGCGGCGGCATAGCGCTGGACGGCACGCGCGCGGTGCGCGACGCACGCATCCATCTGGTCGGCTACGGCCCGTCGGCCTCGACGATCGGCGCCAACCGCGCCGGCCGGGCCGCGGTCCACGAGATCCGGCAGCTGCTGGAAGGCGCCCCGACGCACGACCCCGAGCCGGCCGCCGTGGCCGCGTCGCTCTGA
- a CDS encoding ABC transporter ATP-binding protein has protein sequence MRPLDEGPSWTPPDRPLDPTRPPLPEQPAQVRRILRLFRPYRGRLAIVGLLVGASSLVSVASPFLLREILDTAIPQGRTGLLSLLALGMILASVTSGAFGVLQTLISTTVGQRVMHDLRTGVYARLQRMPLAFFTRTRTGEVQSRIANDIGGMQATVTSTATSLVSNATAVVATIVAMLALDWRLTAVSLLLLPLFVAISRRVGRERRKITTQRQKQMAAMAATVTESLSVSGILLGRTMGRADSLTRSFADESERLVDLEVRSSMAGRWRMATIGMVMAAMPALLYWAAGITMGSGGPAISIGTLVAFVSLQQGLFRPAVSLLSTGVQIQTSLALFHRIFEYLDLPVDITEPEKPVRLEKIHGEVRFEDVDFSYDERNGTTLDGIDVTVPAGASLAVVGPTGSGKSTLSYLVPRLYDVTGGRVTIDGVDVRDLDFDTLSRTVGVVSQETYLFHASVADNLRFAKPDATDEEMRAAARSAQIHDHIAALPDGYDTLVGERGYRFSGGEKQRLAIARTILRDPPVLILDEATSALDTRTEHAVQQAIDALSAGRTTITIAHRLSTVRDADQIVVLDGGQIVESGTHEELLDREGRYAALVRRDAELAPATS, from the coding sequence ATGCGCCCTCTCGACGAAGGTCCTTCCTGGACGCCTCCTGACCGCCCGCTCGACCCGACGCGCCCGCCGCTGCCCGAGCAGCCCGCACAGGTGCGCCGCATCCTCCGGCTCTTCCGGCCGTATCGGGGGCGGCTCGCGATCGTCGGGCTGCTCGTCGGCGCCTCGTCGCTGGTCTCGGTGGCGTCGCCGTTCCTGCTCCGCGAGATCCTGGACACGGCGATCCCCCAGGGCCGCACGGGACTGCTCTCACTGCTCGCCCTGGGCATGATCCTCGCCTCCGTGACATCGGGGGCCTTCGGTGTGCTGCAGACGCTGATCTCGACCACCGTCGGCCAGCGCGTCATGCACGATCTGCGCACTGGGGTCTACGCCCGGTTGCAGCGGATGCCGCTCGCCTTCTTCACCAGGACCCGCACCGGCGAGGTCCAGTCCCGCATCGCCAATGACATCGGCGGGATGCAGGCGACCGTCACCTCCACCGCGACCTCCCTCGTCTCCAACGCGACCGCCGTCGTCGCCACGATCGTCGCGATGCTCGCGCTGGACTGGCGGCTGACCGCCGTCTCGCTCCTCCTGCTGCCGCTGTTCGTGGCGATCAGCCGCCGCGTCGGCCGTGAGCGCAGGAAGATCACCACACAGCGGCAGAAGCAGATGGCCGCGATGGCCGCCACGGTCACCGAGTCGCTGTCCGTCAGCGGCATCCTCCTCGGCCGCACGATGGGCCGCGCCGACTCGCTCACCCGCTCCTTCGCCGACGAGTCCGAGCGTCTGGTCGATCTGGAGGTCCGTTCCAGCATGGCCGGCCGCTGGCGGATGGCCACCATCGGCATGGTGATGGCCGCCATGCCGGCCCTTCTCTACTGGGCCGCGGGCATCACCATGGGGTCCGGCGGGCCGGCGATATCGATCGGCACGCTCGTCGCCTTCGTCTCCCTCCAGCAGGGCCTCTTCCGCCCGGCCGTGAGCCTGCTGTCCACGGGCGTGCAGATCCAGACCTCGCTCGCCCTGTTCCACCGCATCTTCGAGTATCTGGACCTTCCGGTGGACATCACCGAGCCGGAGAAGCCGGTCCGGCTGGAGAAGATCCACGGCGAAGTCCGTTTCGAGGACGTCGACTTCAGCTACGACGAGCGAAACGGGACGACGCTCGACGGCATCGACGTCACCGTGCCCGCGGGCGCCAGCCTGGCCGTTGTCGGACCCACCGGATCCGGCAAGTCCACACTCAGCTACCTCGTGCCCCGGTTGTACGACGTCACCGGCGGCCGGGTCACGATCGACGGGGTGGACGTGCGCGACCTCGACTTCGACACGCTGTCGCGGACGGTGGGCGTCGTCTCGCAGGAGACCTACCTCTTCCACGCCTCCGTCGCCGACAATCTGCGCTTCGCCAAGCCGGACGCCACGGACGAGGAAATGCGGGCGGCCGCACGATCCGCGCAGATCCACGACCACATCGCGGCCCTGCCCGACGGGTACGACACCCTGGTCGGCGAGCGCGGATACCGATTCTCGGGTGGTGAGAAGCAGCGTCTCGCCATCGCGCGCACGATCCTGCGCGATCCGCCGGTGCTGATTCTGGACGAGGCGACCAGCGCGCTCGACACCCGGACGGAGCACGCGGTCCAGCAGGCGATCGACGCCCTGTCGGCCGGCCGCACGACGATCACCATCGCCCATCGGCTCTCGACCGTGCGGGACGCCGATCAGATCGTCGTTCTCGACGGTGGACAGATAGTCGAGAGCGGTACGCACGAGGAGCTGCTCGACCGGGAAGGCCGCTATGCCGCCCTGGTCCGCAGGGACGCCGAGCTGGCCCCGGCCACGTCCTGA
- a CDS encoding MarR family winged helix-turn-helix transcriptional regulator, with product MTSPVPAPDPDGLLAEQLLRLTRRLHRIQKRHLEPVGITPAQSRLLRVVAHYDGAPRMADLADRLEVVPRAITTLVDGLEASGRVRRVPDPANRRVVRIELTETGRVTLRELRSARRAAAEDILAPLTADQREVLGGLLSALVDGVPGPRCRPAAESS from the coding sequence ATGACCTCCCCCGTCCCCGCCCCCGATCCGGACGGCCTGCTGGCCGAGCAGCTGCTGCGGCTGACCCGCCGGCTCCACCGCATCCAGAAGCGCCATCTGGAGCCCGTCGGCATCACCCCCGCGCAGTCCCGGCTGCTGCGGGTCGTGGCCCACTACGATGGGGCTCCCCGGATGGCCGACCTGGCCGACCGGCTGGAGGTCGTGCCGCGGGCGATCACCACGCTGGTCGACGGGCTGGAGGCGAGCGGCCGGGTCCGCCGGGTGCCGGACCCGGCCAACCGCCGGGTGGTGCGCATCGAGCTGACCGAGACCGGCCGTGTGACGCTGCGGGAGCTGCGCAGCGCCCGCCGGGCGGCAGCGGAGGACATCCTGGCACCCCTCACCGCCGACCAGCGCGAGGTGCTCGGCGGGCTGCTGTCCGCTCTCGTCGACGGTGTACCGGGGCCGCGCTGCCGGCCCGCCGCCGAGTCCTCCTAG
- a CDS encoding NPCBM/NEW2 domain-containing protein, which translates to MRRLLTAVLCTAALLAGTTGTGSAAAPPTAPAPPTAPADARPPLAQTPPMGWNSWNAVGCGVNQQLVTDTVDAFVAKGLKGAGYEYVTIDDCWSLKQRDADGRLVADPAKFPNGMAWLADYVHAKGLKLGIYGDAGTSTCAGYPGSLGHETTDARTFADWGIDYLKYDNCNNQGLPAQDRYRAMGDAIAATGRPIVYSICEWGANQPWEWGTSVGGQLWRTTGDITDDWDSVKTIVRKNLTLARYAGPGHWNDPDMLQVGNGGMTDHEYRTHFALWAMMAAPIMIGTDLGSASPQTMELLLNRGLIAVDQDRLGRQAAVVSENGGAYVLAKPLADGSVAVALYNENDYAVTISTTAAAAGLPRAATYRLSDLFTGEELHSNGALKAGVPAHGVTVYRVAPAGPGAPAPATPARSFGLTTPLLYEGAAASLVEPGRPGTVRTELAGLGRVPLKDASVRVEAPEGWTVEAAGPARASLVREGRPLATAWTLTPPAGLGSGSYDLTATARYTVGGRTVTDTSTTRVTVAEAVPGGATQLSDTPWVKSTNGWGPMERDMTNGDQPQGDGTPLTIGGTVYAKGLGTHAWSEAVYYTAGRCTTLTADVGVDDSQDHVAAQRGTVTFEVWTDREKAVDTGKVSWQDPARHVEVDISGAQFVSLVATTADDGNGNDHADWADLKVGCAE; encoded by the coding sequence ATGAGACGACTGCTGACCGCCGTGCTGTGCACCGCAGCCCTCCTCGCCGGAACGACCGGGACGGGAAGCGCGGCCGCCCCGCCGACGGCGCCCGCCCCGCCGACAGCTCCCGCCGACGCCCGCCCGCCGCTCGCCCAGACCCCGCCGATGGGCTGGAACAGCTGGAACGCCGTCGGCTGCGGGGTGAACCAGCAGCTCGTCACCGACACGGTGGACGCGTTCGTCGCCAAGGGGCTGAAGGGCGCGGGGTACGAGTACGTCACCATCGACGACTGCTGGAGCCTGAAGCAGCGCGACGCCGACGGCCGGCTGGTCGCCGACCCCGCCAAGTTCCCGAACGGGATGGCCTGGCTGGCCGACTACGTCCACGCCAAGGGTCTGAAGCTCGGCATCTACGGCGACGCAGGCACCAGCACCTGCGCCGGGTACCCCGGCAGCCTCGGCCATGAGACGACCGACGCGCGGACCTTCGCCGACTGGGGCATCGACTACCTCAAGTACGACAACTGCAACAACCAGGGCCTGCCCGCCCAGGACCGCTACCGCGCCATGGGCGACGCGATCGCCGCCACCGGTCGCCCGATCGTCTACAGCATCTGCGAATGGGGCGCCAACCAGCCCTGGGAATGGGGGACCTCGGTCGGTGGCCAGCTGTGGCGCACCACCGGGGACATCACCGACGACTGGGACAGCGTCAAGACCATCGTCCGCAAGAACCTGACCCTCGCGCGGTACGCGGGTCCTGGCCACTGGAACGACCCCGACATGCTCCAGGTCGGCAACGGCGGCATGACCGACCACGAGTACCGCACCCACTTCGCCCTCTGGGCGATGATGGCCGCGCCCATCATGATCGGCACGGACCTGGGCAGCGCCTCACCGCAGACCATGGAACTGCTGCTCAACCGGGGCCTGATCGCGGTCGACCAGGACCGGCTCGGCAGGCAGGCCGCCGTGGTCTCCGAGAACGGCGGGGCGTACGTCCTCGCCAAGCCGCTCGCCGACGGCTCGGTCGCCGTCGCGCTCTACAACGAGAACGACTACGCGGTGACGATCTCCACGACCGCGGCGGCGGCCGGCCTGCCGCGAGCCGCCACGTACCGGCTGAGCGATCTGTTCACCGGCGAGGAACTGCACAGCAACGGGGCGCTGAAGGCCGGGGTTCCGGCGCACGGGGTCACGGTCTACCGGGTCGCACCGGCCGGCCCCGGCGCACCCGCACCCGCCACCCCCGCGCGTTCCTTCGGGCTCACCACACCGCTGCTGTACGAGGGCGCCGCGGCCTCCCTCGTCGAGCCGGGCCGGCCGGGAACCGTGCGCACGGAACTCGCCGGTCTCGGACGGGTGCCGCTGAAGGACGCGTCGGTACGGGTCGAGGCGCCGGAAGGCTGGACGGTCGAGGCGGCGGGCCCGGCCCGGGCCTCCCTCGTACGGGAAGGGCGTCCGCTGGCGACCGCGTGGACGCTCACTCCGCCGGCGGGGCTCGGCTCGGGTTCGTACGACCTCACCGCCACAGCGCGGTACACGGTCGGGGGCCGCACGGTCACGGACACCTCCACGACCCGGGTGACCGTCGCCGAGGCGGTGCCGGGCGGTGCCACTCAGCTCAGTGACACCCCGTGGGTGAAGTCCACCAACGGCTGGGGCCCGATGGAGCGCGACATGACCAACGGCGACCAGCCCCAGGGCGACGGGACACCGCTCACGATCGGCGGCACCGTCTACGCCAAGGGGCTGGGCACGCACGCCTGGAGCGAGGCCGTCTACTACACGGCGGGCCGCTGCACCACACTCACCGCGGACGTCGGCGTGGACGACAGCCAGGACCATGTGGCGGCGCAGCGCGGCACGGTCACCTTCGAGGTGTGGACGGACCGGGAGAAGGCCGTGGACACGGGGAAGGTCTCGTGGCAGGACCCGGCCCGCCACGTCGAAGTGGACATCAGCGGGGCGCAGTTCGTCAGCCTCGTCGCCACCACGGCCGACGACGGCAACGGCAACGACCACGCGGACTGGGCCGATCTGAAGGTCGGCTGCGCGGAGTAG
- a CDS encoding peptide-N4-asparagine amidase, translating to MRRQQIMSMLAGLVLAAGSVLGAGPPAQAAAAGPAGERDVAPAEFGSDWHDPVTAAPPVTRPAGKSCDLTVASAQFRDFTPYRGSYAPPEGCGGNWSKVVLRLDGTVKGRQYDRLGHLAIGGVEVFRTSTPQPSPDGIAWSVEKDVTAYSDVLRRPQPVEMLIGNVVDDVHTGVIDVRVTLSFYPAKGRTAPPGGVPDRVLPLDPAAPLTTPRNAERILAEVYATGSGGGCEEYWYLTVPDPAPYACKAGEGPYREVQIRVDGQLAGIAAPFPTVWTGGWSNPFLWYVIPGPRAFDVRPVQYDLTPFAALLNDGRPHRIEVSVAGVPAGQTGWSTPANLLVWQDEGRSVVTGALTRHEEGQLTNSAVYTPGSPHRLDTKGGHRLTAAGYLDTSHGRIATTVTRTVAHSSVHRWGEAENPDALKGAWTDRETVVSGRTTTRTHRTYTMDGETTLGAGDRLRTVLTLGDRAETAVLRDGRRTGWSRLDDVYEGDATYTAGVPRDQRHAVGTTAERYRFHGPRAPGGCHDRELRTVQGVLTEDRLRC from the coding sequence ATGAGACGACAACAGATCATGTCCATGCTCGCCGGGCTCGTGCTGGCCGCGGGATCCGTGCTCGGAGCGGGGCCCCCGGCGCAGGCGGCAGCGGCGGGCCCCGCGGGTGAACGCGACGTCGCTCCCGCCGAGTTCGGCAGCGACTGGCACGACCCGGTCACGGCCGCGCCGCCCGTCACCCGCCCCGCGGGGAAGTCCTGCGACCTGACCGTCGCCAGCGCGCAGTTCCGCGACTTCACGCCGTACAGGGGGAGTTACGCGCCGCCCGAGGGGTGCGGCGGCAACTGGAGCAAGGTGGTGCTGCGCCTGGACGGCACGGTCAAGGGCCGCCAGTACGACCGCCTCGGCCACCTCGCGATCGGCGGGGTCGAGGTCTTCCGCACCTCCACCCCCCAGCCCTCGCCCGACGGCATCGCCTGGTCGGTCGAGAAGGACGTCACCGCCTACTCCGACGTCCTGCGCCGGCCCCAGCCCGTCGAGATGCTCATCGGCAATGTCGTCGACGACGTCCACACCGGAGTCATCGACGTCCGCGTCACCCTCAGCTTCTATCCCGCCAAGGGCCGGACAGCACCTCCGGGCGGGGTGCCCGACCGTGTGCTCCCGCTCGACCCCGCCGCTCCGCTCACCACTCCGCGCAACGCGGAGCGGATCCTCGCCGAGGTGTACGCGACGGGCTCCGGCGGCGGATGCGAGGAGTACTGGTACCTTACCGTCCCCGACCCGGCGCCCTACGCGTGCAAGGCCGGCGAGGGCCCCTACCGCGAGGTGCAGATCAGGGTCGACGGACAACTCGCCGGCATCGCCGCGCCGTTCCCGACCGTATGGACCGGTGGCTGGTCCAACCCCTTCCTCTGGTACGTGATCCCCGGGCCCCGCGCCTTCGACGTCAGGCCGGTGCAGTACGACCTCACGCCGTTCGCGGCCCTGCTCAACGACGGCCGTCCGCACCGGATCGAGGTCTCCGTCGCCGGGGTGCCGGCCGGGCAGACCGGCTGGAGCACGCCCGCCAATCTGCTGGTCTGGCAGGACGAGGGCCGCTCCGTCGTCACCGGCGCACTCACCCGCCATGAGGAGGGGCAGCTCACCAACTCTGCGGTGTACACGCCTGGTTCACCGCACCGGCTGGACACGAAGGGCGGCCACCGCCTCACCGCCGCAGGCTATCTGGATACCTCGCACGGCCGGATCGCGACCACCGTGACGCGCACGGTCGCCCACTCGTCGGTGCACCGCTGGGGCGAGGCGGAGAACCCGGACGCCCTCAAGGGCGCCTGGACCGACCGGGAGACCGTGGTCTCGGGCCGGACCACGACCCGCACCCACCGCACCTACACGATGGACGGCGAGACGACCCTCGGCGCCGGTGACCGGCTGAGGACCGTACTCACGCTCGGGGACAGGGCCGAGACCGCGGTGCTGCGCGACGGCCGGCGAACGGGCTGGTCGCGGCTGGACGACGTGTACGAGGGCGACGCGACCTACACCGCCGGTGTGCCCCGCGACCAGCGTCACGCGGTCGGTACGACTGCGGAGCGCTACCGGTTCCACGGCCCGCGGGCGCCGGGCGGCTGCCATGACCGTGAACTGCGGACGGTACAGGGCGTCCTGACCGAGGACCGGCTGCGCTGCTGA
- a CDS encoding ABC transporter ATP-binding protein, with the protein MQIRDLPYLDPGLPDTRSGLRYLVWLGRKQLGGQLKSLAWGMLHFVSVMALPYGVGFAVQAVVERSGSRLALAGGLIALATVGIALGDTMLHRTAVTNWITAAARTQQLLARRTAELGSALTRRVAAGEVVAVSTGDVEKIGWFVEAVSRFLAAALTVVLVVVGLLVYQPAIGVVVAIGVPVLALGVLPLLPRATRLADAQREKAGKATELASDTVAGLRVLRGIGGEELFLQRYRRASQEVRRAAVRSARMWSLITAAQVLLPGLLLIAVVWYGIGLVGAGRIEVGELVTVYSAVMLLTYPLRHFEEIAMAYSFSRPSARRAARVLSLERPSGGSGDASGGPPAGDLYDPASGLLAPAGTLTAVVCGDPDAAGRLAERLGGHAAEPGGLPSVLLGGVALDEQPRETARAAVLVQDKDPVLLSGSLTELLDVPASGEVSATEALTAAECADVLDALAQAALDGDPMGAPITERGRSLSGGQRQRLALARSLVADPEVLVLDEPTSAVDSHTEARIAEGVRALRTGRTTVVLTSSPLLLDRADRVVLVHEGEAVAVGVHRELLQKEPRYREVVTRETETESERLAVRPSPGPDTGEAVGTDGNPGDLAIAVAADIGADIDIDIEETA; encoded by the coding sequence ATGCAGATTCGCGATCTTCCGTATCTCGATCCCGGACTACCGGATACGCGCTCGGGTCTCCGGTACCTGGTCTGGCTCGGGCGCAAGCAGCTCGGCGGGCAGCTGAAGTCACTCGCGTGGGGCATGCTCCACTTCGTCTCGGTGATGGCCCTCCCGTACGGCGTCGGCTTCGCCGTGCAGGCCGTGGTGGAGCGCTCCGGCAGCCGACTCGCGCTCGCGGGCGGGCTGATCGCCCTCGCGACGGTCGGGATCGCCCTCGGCGACACGATGCTGCACCGCACGGCCGTCACCAACTGGATCACCGCGGCCGCCCGGACGCAGCAGCTGCTCGCCCGCAGGACCGCCGAGCTGGGCTCCGCGCTCACCCGGCGCGTCGCGGCCGGTGAGGTCGTCGCCGTCTCGACGGGCGACGTCGAGAAGATCGGCTGGTTCGTGGAGGCGGTCTCGCGCTTCCTCGCCGCGGCGCTCACGGTCGTCCTGGTCGTCGTGGGGCTGCTGGTCTACCAGCCGGCGATCGGTGTCGTGGTCGCGATCGGCGTACCGGTGCTGGCGCTCGGCGTGCTGCCGCTGCTCCCCCGGGCCACCCGGCTGGCGGACGCGCAGCGCGAGAAGGCGGGCAAGGCCACCGAGCTGGCCTCCGACACGGTCGCCGGGCTGCGGGTGCTGCGCGGTATCGGCGGCGAGGAGCTGTTCCTGCAGCGCTACCGGCGCGCCTCGCAGGAGGTGCGCCGGGCCGCCGTCCGCAGCGCGCGCATGTGGTCGCTGATCACGGCCGCCCAGGTGCTGCTGCCGGGCCTGCTGCTGATCGCCGTCGTCTGGTACGGCATCGGGCTGGTCGGGGCGGGGCGCATCGAGGTGGGCGAACTCGTCACGGTCTACAGCGCCGTGATGCTGCTGACCTACCCGCTGCGCCACTTCGAGGAGATCGCGATGGCGTACTCGTTCTCGCGGCCCTCCGCGCGGCGGGCCGCGCGGGTGCTGTCGCTGGAACGTCCCTCCGGCGGCTCCGGGGACGCGTCCGGCGGTCCGCCGGCGGGCGACCTGTACGACCCGGCGAGCGGGCTGCTCGCCCCGGCCGGGACGCTGACCGCGGTCGTCTGCGGCGATCCCGACGCGGCGGGCCGGCTGGCGGAGCGGCTCGGCGGGCACGCCGCCGAGCCGGGGGGCCTGCCCTCGGTGCTGCTCGGCGGGGTCGCCCTGGACGAGCAGCCGCGCGAGACCGCCCGCGCCGCGGTGCTGGTCCAGGACAAGGACCCGGTGCTGCTCTCCGGCAGCCTGACCGAGCTGCTCGACGTGCCCGCGTCCGGCGAGGTCTCCGCGACCGAGGCGCTGACCGCCGCCGAGTGCGCGGACGTGCTCGACGCGCTGGCGCAGGCGGCCCTGGACGGCGACCCGATGGGCGCGCCCATCACCGAGCGCGGCCGCTCGCTCTCCGGCGGGCAGCGGCAGCGGCTGGCCCTGGCCAGGTCGCTGGTCGCGGACCCCGAGGTGCTTGTGCTCGACGAGCCGACGTCGGCCGTCGACTCGCACACGGAGGCGCGGATCGCCGAAGGGGTGCGGGCCCTGCGGACGGGGCGTACGACCGTCGTCCTCACGTCGTCCCCGCTGCTGCTCGACCGCGCCGACCGGGTGGTGCTCGTCCACGAGGGCGAGGCCGTCGCCGTCGGCGTGCACCGGGAGTTGCTCCAGAAGGAGCCGCGCTATCGGGAGGTGGTGACCCGGGAGACGGAGACGGAGTCGGAACGGCTCGCCGTGCGCCCGAGCCCGGGCCCGGACACCGGAGAAGCGGTCGGCACGGACGGAAACCCCGGCGACCTCGCCATCGCCGTCGCCGCCGACATCGGCGCCGACATCGACATCGACATCGAGGAGACCGCATGA
- a CDS encoding ABC transporter ATP-binding protein yields the protein MIGVAPPGYDPAAPRTATTLPVGSPATVRAYVAELLRRHRRAFTVLIAVNTVAVVASMTGPWLLGSLVERAADGAREIHLGRTAALFAVALAVQAVFVRLVRLRGAMLGERMLADLREDFLVRSVRLPPGVLERAGTGDLLSRITTDIDRLANAMREAVPQLTIGVFWIVLLLGGLALTAPPLAPAVLLAVPVAVIGCRWYFKRAPSAYRSEAAGYAAVAAVLAETVDAGRTVEAHRLGARRIALSDRRIKEWTAWERYTLWLRSVLFPVVNVTHATVLGSVLMVGGVFVLQGWIGIGQLTTGALLAQMMVDPVNLILRWYDELQVAQVSLARLVGVREIEPDAGDGKVRPEGRTVRADQVHFGYREGVDVLHRVSMDVPPGTRLALVGPSGAGKSTLGRLLAGIYAPRTGRVTLGAAELSRMPAERVREHVALVNQEHHVFVGSLRDNLLLARAGAEDAELWAALGAVDADAWARALDDGLDTEVGSGGASLTPAQAQQIALARLVLADPHTLVLDEATSLLDPRAARHLERSLARVLDGRTVVAIAHRLHTAHDADVIAVVENGRISELGSHAELVAADGAYAALWRSWHG from the coding sequence ATGATCGGCGTGGCGCCGCCCGGGTACGACCCGGCGGCTCCCCGGACGGCGACCACCCTGCCGGTGGGCTCGCCCGCGACGGTGCGTGCCTACGTGGCCGAGCTGCTGCGGCGGCACCGCCGCGCGTTCACGGTGCTCATCGCCGTCAACACGGTGGCCGTCGTGGCCTCGATGACCGGGCCGTGGCTGCTCGGTTCGCTCGTGGAGCGGGCGGCCGACGGGGCCCGTGAGATCCATCTGGGGCGCACCGCCGCCCTGTTCGCGGTGGCGCTGGCCGTCCAGGCCGTGTTCGTGCGGCTGGTGCGGCTGCGGGGCGCGATGCTCGGCGAGCGGATGCTGGCGGACCTGCGCGAGGACTTCCTCGTACGGTCGGTCAGGCTGCCGCCGGGCGTGCTGGAGCGGGCCGGCACGGGCGATCTGCTCTCCCGGATCACGACGGACATCGACCGGCTGGCGAACGCGATGCGCGAGGCGGTCCCCCAGCTGACGATCGGCGTCTTCTGGATCGTGCTGCTGCTCGGCGGGCTTGCCCTGACCGCGCCGCCGCTGGCGCCCGCCGTACTGCTGGCCGTTCCGGTTGCGGTGATCGGCTGCCGCTGGTATTTCAAGCGGGCGCCGTCGGCGTACCGCTCGGAGGCGGCGGGTTACGCGGCCGTGGCGGCGGTGCTCGCGGAGACCGTCGACGCGGGGCGCACGGTCGAGGCGCACCGGCTCGGAGCGCGGCGCATCGCCCTGTCGGACCGGCGGATCAAGGAGTGGACGGCCTGGGAGCGGTACACGCTGTGGCTGCGCTCGGTGCTCTTCCCGGTCGTCAACGTCACGCACGCGACCGTGCTCGGCTCGGTGCTGATGGTCGGCGGCGTCTTCGTCCTCCAGGGCTGGATCGGGATCGGGCAGCTGACCACGGGTGCGCTGCTCGCGCAGATGATGGTCGACCCGGTGAACCTGATCCTGCGCTGGTACGACGAGCTCCAAGTAGCCCAGGTGTCACTGGCACGGCTGGTGGGCGTCCGGGAGATCGAACCGGACGCCGGTGACGGGAAGGTCCGGCCCGAGGGCCGCACGGTGCGGGCCGACCAGGTCCACTTCGGCTACCGCGAGGGCGTCGACGTGCTCCACCGGGTGTCGATGGACGTGCCGCCCGGCACCCGGCTGGCGCTGGTGGGCCCGTCGGGCGCGGGCAAGTCCACACTGGGCCGGCTGCTCGCGGGGATCTACGCCCCGCGCACGGGCCGGGTGACGCTCGGCGCGGCCGAGCTGTCCCGGATGCCCGCGGAGCGGGTCCGGGAGCATGTGGCGCTGGTCAACCAGGAGCACCACGTCTTCGTGGGCTCGCTGCGCGACAATCTGCTGCTCGCACGGGCGGGGGCCGAGGACGCGGAGCTGTGGGCGGCGCTGGGTGCGGTGGACGCGGACGCCTGGGCGCGTGCGCTGGACGACGGCCTCGACACGGAGGTCGGCTCGGGCGGCGCGTCGCTCACCCCGGCCCAGGCCCAGCAGATCGCCCTCGCCAGGCTGGTCCTCGCGGACCCGCACACGCTGGTCCTGGACGAGGCGACGTCGCTGCTGGACCCGAGGGCGGCCCGGCATCTGGAGCGTTCCCTGGCCCGGGTCCTCGACGGCCGTACGGTCGTGGCGATCGCGCACCGGCTGCACACGGCCCACGACGCGGACGTGATCGCCGTCGTCGAGAACGGCCGGATCAGCGAACTGGGCAGCCACGCGGAGCTGGTGGCGGCGGACGGTGCGTACGCGGCGCTGTGGCGGTCCTGGCACGGGTGA